From a single Oligoflexia bacterium genomic region:
- the nuoF gene encoding NADH-quinone oxidoreductase subunit NuoF, with product METKLLSEHYENPQFVTLEGYKKNDGYTAIKKAFKMKPEEVIAEVKASGLRGRGGAGFMTGMKWGFLPKNDEPRYLLCNADEGEPGTFKDRMMMERAPHQLIEGMIISAYAISSKKSYIYIRGEYYHCYKIIEKALQEAYDAGYLGKNILGSGFDHDMDVYRGAGAYIVGEETALISSLEGKKGQPKLKPPFPAVKGYLTKPTIVNNVETLATVTWILNNGAQAFRKYGTEKSTGSKLYSVSGNVNKPGVYEVPLAYPFKDLLENECGGMKPGYKLKALIPGGPSCPVLTAEEAMRATMDYECMQTMGSMLGSGGVIVIDDKQCMVDLLSILMKFYHHESCGQCTPCREGTGWLEKLTTSIGTGKAKLAEVTLLDKVARHMMGTTICALSDAAAMPVISFVSKFRDEFEFHIHEKRCKVKGTCHAQNHH from the coding sequence ATGGAAACAAAACTTCTCTCTGAACATTACGAAAATCCACAATTTGTAACCCTTGAAGGCTACAAGAAAAACGATGGCTACACGGCCATTAAAAAAGCATTCAAGATGAAGCCTGAAGAAGTAATTGCGGAAGTAAAAGCCTCAGGGCTTCGCGGTCGCGGTGGTGCTGGTTTTATGACGGGTATGAAATGGGGATTTTTACCTAAAAATGATGAACCTCGTTATTTACTTTGTAATGCTGATGAAGGAGAGCCAGGCACATTTAAAGACCGCATGATGATGGAGCGTGCTCCCCATCAATTAATTGAAGGCATGATCATTTCAGCTTATGCAATTTCATCTAAAAAATCTTACATCTATATTCGCGGTGAATATTATCACTGTTACAAAATTATTGAAAAAGCACTTCAAGAAGCTTACGACGCAGGTTATTTGGGTAAAAATATTTTAGGTTCAGGTTTTGACCACGATATGGATGTATACCGAGGCGCTGGTGCCTACATCGTCGGTGAAGAGACAGCCCTTATCAGTTCTCTTGAAGGTAAAAAGGGTCAGCCAAAATTAAAACCGCCATTTCCTGCTGTTAAAGGTTATTTAACTAAACCTACAATTGTTAACAATGTTGAAACTCTTGCAACGGTTACTTGGATTCTCAATAACGGTGCTCAAGCTTTCAGAAAATATGGCACCGAAAAATCAACAGGTTCAAAACTTTATTCAGTCAGCGGAAATGTGAATAAACCAGGTGTTTATGAGGTTCCACTGGCTTATCCATTTAAAGATCTTTTAGAAAATGAATGCGGTGGGATGAAGCCTGGCTATAAATTAAAAGCACTCATTCCTGGAGGGCCATCGTGTCCGGTGCTTACTGCTGAAGAAGCCATGCGTGCCACCATGGATTACGAATGCATGCAGACAATGGGTTCAATGCTGGGCTCAGGTGGTGTTATTGTTATCGATGACAAACAGTGCATGGTGGATCTGCTCTCAATATTGATGAAATTTTATCATCATGAAAGCTGTGGGCAATGCACACCTTGTCGCGAAGGCACAGGCTGGCTTGAAAAATTAACTACATCTATTGGTACCGGAAAAGCAAAATTAGCAGAAGTAACATTACTCGACAAAGTGGCTAGGCACATGATGGGTACAACAATTTGTGCCTTGTCTGATGCAGCGGCTATGCCTGTTATAAGTTTTGTCTCAAAGTTTCGTGATGAGTTTGAATTTCATATTCACGAGAAGCGTTGCAAAGTGAAGGGAACATGTCATGCCCAAAATCACCATTAA
- a CDS encoding 2Fe-2S iron-sulfur cluster-binding protein — MPKITINDQTVEVPNGWMVIQAAQKLNIPIAHYCWHEGLSIAGACRMCMVEVEKMPKLQVACNTPITDGMIVRTDTEKVKDAVKWALDFHLINHPLDCPICDQAGECKLQDYYMTYGLYTPEMNQDKVKKEKVIGLGDRVVLDQERCILCSRCVRFTSEVSKTHELGIFNRGDRSVIGTFENRPLNNNYSVNTVDICPVGALTSKDFRFKQRVWFLKEFDSVCNRCSTGCNVTVSYNQNGVFRVKPKVNHEVNGFWMCDLGRDVYKHTNKEYRLDQVVEKNHELGGASVKGKPVAQAIQEIAKSMKNHISQHGSESVAIVLTAQYTVEELETFVEFFSQKLKVNRFYYWKNNEESFDAFDGLLLRGDKNPNTNGLMKVMSQHKIKGSWQDFEKAVASGEIKMTVVAGPEDQEVYSDLEAKLPVFKKAGEMVWLTSCKNEKFNDFKWQIPMKSFVEKEGTFVNFKGIEQKIKAGVKIIPSAISLKEVAAGLKESMGVAQ; from the coding sequence ATGCCCAAAATCACCATTAACGATCAAACCGTCGAAGTCCCCAATGGATGGATGGTTATTCAGGCAGCACAAAAATTAAATATTCCCATTGCTCACTACTGTTGGCATGAGGGCTTGAGCATCGCTGGTGCTTGCCGCATGTGTATGGTTGAAGTTGAGAAAATGCCAAAACTCCAAGTGGCCTGCAATACTCCCATCACTGATGGAATGATTGTTCGTACAGATACTGAAAAAGTTAAAGACGCTGTTAAATGGGCCCTTGATTTTCATTTGATCAATCATCCACTTGATTGCCCAATTTGTGATCAAGCCGGTGAGTGTAAACTTCAAGACTATTACATGACCTATGGTCTTTACACACCTGAGATGAATCAGGATAAAGTTAAAAAAGAAAAAGTCATCGGTTTAGGTGATCGCGTTGTTTTAGATCAAGAGCGTTGCATTCTTTGCTCACGTTGCGTGAGATTTACGTCAGAAGTTTCTAAAACTCACGAACTCGGTATTTTTAATCGTGGTGATCGAAGTGTTATTGGCACATTTGAAAATCGCCCGCTCAATAATAATTACAGCGTAAATACCGTTGATATTTGCCCTGTGGGAGCACTCACGAGTAAAGATTTTAGATTTAAACAACGCGTTTGGTTTTTAAAAGAATTTGATTCCGTTTGTAATCGGTGCTCCACAGGTTGCAATGTGACTGTTAGCTATAATCAAAATGGCGTTTTCAGAGTAAAACCAAAAGTAAATCACGAAGTAAATGGCTTTTGGATGTGTGATCTAGGACGCGATGTTTATAAACACACCAATAAAGAATACCGTCTTGATCAGGTTGTTGAAAAAAATCATGAGTTAGGGGGAGCCTCAGTTAAAGGTAAACCCGTAGCTCAAGCGATTCAAGAAATCGCAAAGAGTATGAAAAATCACATTTCTCAACATGGTTCTGAAAGTGTAGCCATCGTCTTAACAGCTCAATACACTGTTGAAGAATTAGAAACCTTTGTTGAGTTTTTCAGTCAGAAATTAAAAGTAAATCGATTTTACTACTGGAAGAATAACGAAGAGTCCTTTGATGCATTTGACGGACTATTACTCAGGGGCGATAAAAATCCTAATACCAATGGCCTCATGAAAGTAATGTCGCAGCATAAAATTAAAGGGTCATGGCAAGATTTTGAAAAAGCAGTCGCTAGTGGTGAAATAAAAATGACTGTTGTTGCGGGCCCCGAAGATCAAGAGGTCTATTCTGATTTAGAGGCTAAATTACCTGTATTTAAAAAAGCAGGTGAAATGGTTTGGCTCACGAGTTGTAAGAATGAAAAATTTAATGATTTTAAATGGCAAATCCCCATGAAGAGTTTTGTTGAAAAAGAAGGAACTTTTGTAAACTTCAAAGGAATTGAACAAAAAATTAAAGCCGGCGTAAAAATTATTCCAAGTGCCATTTCATTAAAAGAAGTGGCCGCAGGCTTGAAAGAAAGTATGGGAGTAGCTCAATGA
- a CDS encoding NADH-quinone oxidoreductase subunit I, with protein sequence MSVVKRPSAKSKWYLPGILTGMAITMKHMIFNLTHRKDIFTIEYPEERYPYSDRFKGNHILTVKKDGSLRCTACMLCATYCPAECISITAAEHDDPNVEKYPISYEIDILRCVFCGLCEEACPVDAIRMGPEHQTAAIAGENFIYDINRLAYRPQLKGGTLSKVDDEERRKKGL encoded by the coding sequence ATGAGCGTAGTCAAAAGGCCGAGTGCAAAATCAAAGTGGTACCTCCCAGGTATTCTCACTGGTATGGCCATTACAATGAAGCACATGATTTTTAATCTCACGCACAGAAAAGATATCTTTACTATTGAGTACCCTGAAGAAAGATATCCCTACAGTGATCGCTTTAAAGGGAATCATATTCTCACTGTTAAAAAAGATGGTTCACTTCGTTGTACGGCTTGCATGTTGTGTGCGACATATTGCCCAGCAGAATGTATTTCAATTACTGCGGCTGAGCATGATGATCCTAATGTTGAAAAATATCCTATTTCATATGAAATCGATATTTTGCGATGTGTATTTTGTGGGCTTTGTGAAGAAGCTTGCCCCGTGGATGCGATTCGCATGGGCCCTGAGCACCAAACAGCAGCTATTGCTGGAGAAAATTTCATCTATGATATCAATCGCCTCGCGTATCGACCACAACTCAAGGGTGGAACTTTGAGTAAGGTAGATGATGAGGAACGTCGTAAGAAAGGCCTATGA
- the nuoB gene encoding NADH-quinone oxidoreductase subunit NuoB: MSWLTTRYETIVTRLENKHHFPWVMSEGCCTTELENAGLATYDWQRLGVDDIATDPSQSNLLLIAGWINEKRAEEIKFIYDQMRKPTSVIAIGACVLSGSPYSLTRNKSEVIRASDLVPVDINVVGCPPRPEAILSAILELQKKLKPGPSAREVLHEALRG, from the coding sequence ATGAGCTGGCTGACAACGCGGTATGAAACCATTGTCACACGTCTTGAAAACAAACATCACTTTCCTTGGGTAATGTCAGAAGGTTGTTGCACAACTGAATTAGAAAATGCAGGGCTGGCAACATACGACTGGCAACGATTAGGTGTTGATGACATTGCCACAGACCCAAGTCAGTCTAACCTTCTTCTCATTGCTGGATGGATCAACGAAAAACGCGCTGAAGAAATTAAATTTATCTACGATCAAATGCGAAAACCAACATCTGTAATTGCTATTGGAGCATGTGTACTTTCAGGCAGCCCCTATAGTTTAACACGCAATAAATCAGAGGTCATCAGGGCGTCTGATCTTGTTCCTGTCGACATTAATGTTGTGGGTTGTCCTCCAAGACCTGAGGCTATTTTATCTGCGATACTAGAATTGCAGAAAAAACTAAAACCCGGTCCGTCCGCTAGAGAGGTCTTACATGAAGCCCTCCGAGGTTGA
- a CDS encoding 4Fe-4S binding protein: MRLSRIIANRLKALSQEPSATVEFPYAIRHAPQGARVSLRNNFSECIGCLKCEAVCPVQCIDITSENFPTQEKVPRTSKGVLFEKRVTSYVIDFNQCVNCGLCVGICPTGSLTNERTFITPRQDERHLKIDLVHRPRALRKDQGYED, encoded by the coding sequence ATGCGTTTAAGTCGTATCATTGCAAATCGCCTCAAAGCACTTAGCCAAGAACCATCAGCTACAGTTGAGTTTCCGTATGCGATTCGACATGCACCGCAAGGTGCGCGGGTGAGTTTACGAAATAATTTTTCAGAATGTATAGGGTGTCTTAAGTGTGAAGCTGTATGCCCTGTTCAGTGTATCGATATTACTTCTGAGAATTTTCCTACTCAAGAAAAAGTTCCTCGCACATCAAAAGGCGTTTTGTTTGAAAAGCGAGTCACAAGTTATGTGATTGATTTTAATCAATGTGTGAATTGTGGTTTGTGTGTTGGAATTTGCCCAACGGGTAGTTTAACCAACGAGCGCACCTTTATTACCCCAAGACAAGATGAGCGCCATTTAAAAATAGACCTTGTTCATCGCCCACGTGCCTTGAGAAAAGATCAAGGTTATGAAGATTAA
- a CDS encoding aldehyde dehydrogenase family protein, with amino-acid sequence MKFTENTEKGRKYGKTLVGANIIGGQEDTNGEIFKALNASDNNDVVGTFPIAGENEILRSVEAARKAYEKWSNTPAPIRGEIIGRFGQLLTQNKEELAWVVTREIGKTKREALGSVQEVIDTAQFFQSEGRRLYGQTVWSEMRNKECMTYRRPYGVVGIITAGNFPIAVPSWKIIPALLCGNTVVWKPSEDAPTIAYLFAKLFEEAGLPAGAINVVNGFGAKSTGEMMIKGIDKGYFQKFSFTGSTAIGRIIGEACGRQLQVPSLELGGKNPLVIMEDANLTKAVEATLFSCYGTGGQRCTSTGNIIIHEKVYDKFLSDFASGAEKLRIGNPCLDSKAYYGPLINERFGQRFVEHFEMAKKDGAEMVMGKGRITDQNKPKDFVGDVNSGYYVYPTLWTNVNMKMNIAQTEVFGPTVNIVKVKGFEEALTAANNVAYGLSSAIFTNNPQYMYLFKNGIDAGMTSINNSTTGAEAHLPFGGTKGSGNGTRESGVWVIDAYTKWQAVNVDMSGQLQLAQIDTEQAHSQSTGASVLKDYFTPTWN; translated from the coding sequence ATGAAATTTACTGAGAACACCGAAAAAGGTCGCAAATACGGAAAAACCCTTGTGGGTGCCAATATCATTGGCGGCCAAGAAGATACAAATGGTGAAATATTTAAAGCACTCAACGCTTCAGATAATAATGATGTTGTTGGAACTTTCCCCATCGCAGGTGAAAATGAAATTCTTAGAAGTGTTGAAGCCGCACGTAAAGCTTATGAAAAATGGAGCAATACTCCTGCACCTATTCGCGGTGAAATCATTGGTCGCTTTGGGCAACTGCTTACACAAAATAAAGAAGAATTAGCCTGGGTTGTCACTCGTGAAATCGGAAAAACAAAACGCGAAGCCTTAGGTTCAGTGCAAGAGGTTATTGACACTGCACAGTTTTTTCAAAGTGAAGGTCGAAGACTCTACGGGCAAACTGTTTGGTCTGAGATGCGTAATAAAGAATGCATGACCTATCGAAGACCTTATGGTGTTGTGGGCATTATCACAGCGGGTAACTTCCCGATTGCTGTACCAAGTTGGAAAATTATTCCAGCTCTTCTTTGTGGTAATACAGTTGTTTGGAAACCCTCAGAAGATGCACCAACAATTGCTTACCTTTTTGCTAAACTTTTTGAAGAAGCTGGTTTACCAGCGGGCGCAATCAATGTCGTCAATGGCTTTGGAGCAAAAAGCACTGGCGAAATGATGATCAAAGGAATTGATAAAGGTTATTTTCAAAAATTCAGTTTCACTGGCAGTACAGCCATCGGCCGTATTATTGGTGAGGCCTGTGGCCGCCAATTGCAAGTTCCATCACTTGAACTCGGCGGAAAAAACCCACTTGTGATTATGGAAGATGCCAATTTGACAAAAGCCGTTGAAGCCACTCTTTTTTCTTGTTACGGAACCGGTGGCCAACGCTGCACAAGTACAGGAAACATCATCATTCACGAAAAGGTTTATGATAAATTTTTAAGCGACTTCGCCAGCGGTGCTGAAAAATTAAGAATAGGTAATCCTTGTTTAGACAGCAAAGCTTACTATGGCCCATTGATTAACGAACGCTTTGGCCAACGATTTGTTGAGCATTTTGAGATGGCTAAAAAAGACGGCGCTGAAATGGTTATGGGTAAAGGTCGAATCACTGATCAAAATAAGCCAAAAGATTTCGTAGGTGATGTAAATTCAGGTTACTACGTGTATCCAACTTTATGGACAAACGTGAATATGAAAATGAATATTGCACAAACAGAAGTTTTTGGCCCTACAGTTAATATTGTAAAAGTAAAAGGCTTTGAAGAGGCTCTCACCGCTGCAAATAATGTAGCCTACGGTTTATCAAGTGCGATCTTCACAAATAATCCACAGTACATGTATCTCTTTAAAAACGGTATTGATGCGGGCATGACCTCAATCAATAACTCAACAACAGGTGCAGAAGCACATCTCCCCTTTGGCGGCACAAAAGGTTCAGGTAATGGAACCCGTGAATCAGGAGTTTGGGTAATTGATGCTTACACAAAATGGCAGGCGGTGAATGTTGATATGAGCGGGCAATTACAACTTGCACAAATTGATACTGAACAAGCTCATAGCCAGTCTACAGGGGCTAGTGTTTTGAAAGATTATTTCACGCCAACTTGGAATTAA
- the lat gene encoding L-lysine 6-transaminase, producing the protein MAEKITATNTIDVLRRHILVDGYPVVVDFEKSKGSHLIDAQSGKKYFDFFSFFASNPLGYNHPRMNEPEFIKTLTRVAKIKPVLADIYTPEYAQFVETFAQSAGQNHFSKYFFVEGGALAVENAIKAAFDWKVRKNLAKGKGEKGMQVIHFEQAFHGRSGYTMSLTNTDPKKIMYFPKFKWPRITNPKLTFPLTETVRKQVIENENKALKQIKDAFEQNPDDIACILIEPIQSEGGDNHFRPEFLQALRKACDENEALLIFDEVQTGFCLTGSFWAYEQFGVKPDLIAFGKKAQVGGIATSEKINEVDSVFKISSRINSTFGGNLTDMVRCTQYLKIIKDEKLEKNAAMQGEYILSQFHELSKKYPQMTNIRGRGLLIAFDLPTTQERDHYRRVAWDLGLLVLVCGDKSIRLRPVLDISKNDIDEAMGLFEDTFKKLQK; encoded by the coding sequence ATGGCCGAAAAAATCACGGCGACGAACACTATTGATGTCTTGCGTCGTCACATCCTCGTAGATGGCTACCCCGTTGTCGTCGATTTTGAGAAAAGCAAAGGTTCACATCTAATTGATGCCCAAAGTGGTAAAAAGTATTTCGACTTCTTTAGTTTTTTTGCCAGTAACCCACTTGGTTACAACCATCCCCGCATGAATGAACCTGAATTTATAAAAACACTCACACGTGTCGCAAAAATTAAACCCGTACTAGCTGATATCTACACGCCTGAGTATGCCCAATTTGTTGAAACATTTGCGCAAAGTGCAGGACAAAATCATTTTTCAAAATATTTCTTCGTTGAGGGTGGTGCACTTGCGGTTGAAAATGCCATCAAAGCGGCCTTTGACTGGAAAGTTAGAAAAAACCTGGCAAAGGGGAAGGGCGAAAAAGGAATGCAAGTCATTCACTTTGAACAGGCCTTTCATGGTCGAAGTGGATACACAATGTCTTTGACCAATACTGATCCTAAAAAAATTATGTATTTCCCGAAATTTAAATGGCCACGCATAACAAATCCAAAACTTACATTTCCACTCACTGAAACAGTTCGCAAACAAGTGATTGAAAATGAGAACAAAGCACTTAAACAAATTAAAGATGCCTTTGAACAAAATCCTGACGACATTGCCTGTATACTCATTGAGCCCATTCAATCTGAAGGTGGTGATAACCACTTTAGACCTGAATTTTTGCAAGCACTTCGAAAGGCTTGTGATGAAAACGAAGCACTTTTGATTTTTGATGAAGTGCAAACTGGGTTTTGTCTTACAGGTTCGTTTTGGGCTTATGAACAATTTGGTGTAAAACCTGATTTGATTGCGTTTGGCAAAAAAGCCCAAGTCGGCGGTATCGCCACTTCTGAAAAAATCAATGAGGTTGATAGCGTATTTAAAATTTCAAGTCGCATTAATTCAACATTTGGCGGCAATCTCACCGACATGGTTAGATGCACCCAGTATTTAAAAATTATTAAAGATGAGAAATTAGAAAAAAACGCAGCGATGCAAGGTGAGTACATCTTAAGCCAGTTTCATGAGTTAAGTAAAAAATATCCACAAATGACCAATATTCGCGGTCGTGGATTACTCATCGCTTTTGATTTACCCACGACACAAGAGCGAGATCACTATCGGCGAGTTGCCTGGGATCTCGGTCTTCTAGTTTTAGTCTGTGGAGATAAATCAATTCGACTGCGCCCTGTGCTTGATATTTCTAAAAATGATATTGATGAAGCAATGGGACTCTTTGAAGATACGTTTAAAAAACTTCAAAAATAA
- a CDS encoding glycosyltransferase family 9 protein encodes MTAKSGVVKSILVIKLGGWADTVLSSFVAPALKEKYPEAKITLLLGKSLSDWASSLHYDDVILVNDKLFYSKSPLQQAAESASLVFKIKQRNFDLGISLHNSWHFAVLMKAAGVKHTVGLIREDAVTPKDSLARHLPSMLNPLFSLVPKELTEKFHAFDKPVLLRKNVSEMDRYLDVLAAIDVKPEKLNFKLKVRQGVHDEVMLRLAGEGLRSKGYLVVSPGGGENAQRKFYHKRWTYFSEFLRLFCQKTGLPILLLGGETDRDLVPPLMHIEPGRIFSWVGSTTREEALSIIGEAYAFVGCDSGLSHVAGAVGVPSVVIHGPTSSKTNHPPGLGKTVICLDAQIPCSPCYKDDGNFNWSCSDNVCVKSISPQHVWQALAQIAKFPA; translated from the coding sequence ATGACGGCCAAAAGTGGTGTCGTAAAAAGCATATTGGTTATAAAGCTTGGAGGCTGGGCTGACACGGTGCTTTCAAGCTTTGTGGCGCCAGCACTTAAAGAAAAATACCCTGAGGCAAAGATCACCTTGCTTCTGGGTAAGTCCCTTTCAGATTGGGCAAGTTCTCTTCACTATGACGATGTGATTTTGGTAAACGACAAACTCTTTTATTCCAAAAGCCCCCTACAACAGGCGGCGGAGTCGGCGTCACTTGTATTTAAAATTAAACAAAGAAATTTTGATCTAGGAATCAGTCTTCATAATTCATGGCATTTTGCAGTACTTATGAAGGCAGCTGGTGTGAAACATACAGTGGGCCTTATTCGAGAGGATGCCGTTACACCAAAAGATTCGTTGGCAAGGCATCTCCCAAGTATGCTTAATCCACTTTTTTCTTTAGTCCCCAAAGAATTAACAGAAAAATTTCATGCATTTGATAAGCCTGTTTTACTTCGAAAAAATGTCAGTGAAATGGATCGCTATCTTGATGTTTTAGCCGCCATTGATGTGAAGCCTGAAAAACTCAATTTCAAACTAAAAGTCAGACAAGGTGTGCATGATGAAGTCATGCTTCGCTTAGCAGGTGAGGGCCTAAGATCAAAAGGCTACTTGGTGGTGAGTCCCGGTGGCGGAGAAAATGCTCAACGAAAATTTTATCACAAACGTTGGACTTATTTTTCTGAGTTCTTACGACTATTTTGTCAAAAAACGGGATTACCTATTTTACTTCTTGGCGGTGAAACAGACCGTGATCTTGTGCCGCCACTCATGCATATAGAGCCGGGGCGTATTTTTTCATGGGTCGGAAGCACAACCCGTGAAGAAGCTTTATCGATTATCGGTGAGGCGTATGCTTTTGTAGGGTGTGACTCAGGTTTGAGTCATGTTGCTGGTGCTGTGGGTGTGCCCTCCGTTGTTATTCATGGGCCCACAAGTTCAAAGACAAATCATCCTCCTGGTTTAGGAAAAACCGTAATTTGTCTTGATGCTCAAATACCATGCTCGCCATGTTATAAAGATGATGGAAATTTTAATTGGAGTTGTAGTGATAATGTTTGTGTGAAATCTATTTCGCCACAACATGTATGGCAAGCGCTTGCTCAAATCGCAAAGTTCCCAGCATAA
- a CDS encoding glycosyltransferase family 1 protein, whose amino-acid sequence MINNFRILIDARMVYQNTHGIGRYVVNLVQGLSLLGQNVSILTNSMQTKEIIGEKFITDVITCKKDFVSPLAPLDLSIALRKKKFDIIHFPSFDLPLVMPENCVVTLHDMTHLHKPAKPRNILYYSSIVRHGLSRAKKVIAVSEWTKNEIHKYLKTPLDKISVVRNGLEEKWFESDQQNKSLYNSKLTLSNSYFLCLSNPKPHKNVITLIRSCQKLWSDGKDFSLVLSLGGEKIPDDWDLTPSQLKKIVLLNQASDQELMTYYKNSVALISPSLLEGYNYPVAEALAVGCPAIVADTSANAEFRGGNIAFYRPAESSDALTKLMIHALDNQHSKNENTNHNVITRQKMAEETLAIYAGNFAI is encoded by the coding sequence ATGATAAATAATTTTCGAATTTTAATCGATGCCCGCATGGTTTATCAAAATACCCATGGTATTGGCCGCTATGTTGTGAATCTTGTGCAGGGGCTTTCACTTTTGGGCCAAAACGTTTCTATATTAACTAATTCAATGCAGACCAAAGAAATAATTGGCGAAAAATTTATAACCGACGTCATCACTTGCAAAAAAGATTTTGTAAGCCCACTCGCCCCCCTTGATCTCAGCATAGCACTTCGAAAAAAGAAGTTTGATATCATTCATTTCCCTTCATTTGATTTACCTTTGGTTATGCCTGAGAATTGTGTTGTTACATTGCATGACATGACTCATCTGCATAAACCCGCTAAACCCCGTAATATTCTTTATTATAGCTCTATTGTTCGCCACGGTTTGAGTCGTGCCAAAAAAGTAATCGCTGTTTCTGAATGGACAAAAAATGAAATTCATAAATATTTAAAAACCCCTTTAGATAAAATCTCTGTTGTGCGAAACGGGCTTGAAGAAAAATGGTTTGAAAGTGACCAGCAAAACAAATCTTTGTATAATTCAAAACTTACCCTCAGTAATTCTTACTTTTTATGCCTCAGTAATCCCAAACCTCATAAAAACGTGATTACTTTGATTCGCTCTTGTCAAAAACTTTGGAGTGATGGAAAAGATTTTTCTTTAGTACTTTCATTAGGAGGAGAAAAAATTCCTGACGATTGGGATCTCACTCCATCACAATTGAAAAAAATAGTTTTACTCAATCAAGCATCTGATCAAGAACTCATGACCTATTATAAAAATTCAGTGGCACTTATTAGCCCTAGTCTACTTGAAGGGTATAACTACCCCGTTGCTGAAGCGCTTGCAGTGGGATGCCCCGCAATTGTTGCAGATACTTCGGCGAATGCTGAATTTCGTGGGGGTAATATTGCATTTTACAGGCCTGCTGAAAGTTCTGATGCTCTGACAAAACTTATGATACACGCATTAGATAATCAGCATTCCAAAAATGAAAATACAAATCACAATGTAATCACGAGGCAGAAAATGGCTGAAGAAACTTTGGCGATTTATGCTGGGAACTTTGCGATTTGA
- a CDS encoding S8 family peptidase: MLASAIYMVVLIAMLPAYALSKSYSHEGFFVKLESGKKADILKINGIKSIESFTYATGLYYVELASSTTLEETKNQLTKLQGIQYTSYNYFRTVDTKAISTKSTEAPYPIEKPQTQAKWIDDPNGPVQAALMSSVPDIWEKYTIGDSKIIIADIDTGVDYNHKDLAANMWRNSGEEGLDQQGNDKRKNKTDDDKNGYIDDFIGWNYVDKNNLPWDDHGHGTHTSGVAAAVGGNGFGISGVCPRCSIMPLRFIGANGSGEDIDAVRSVEYAIKMKAQIINCSWGGKEESLPLLEIFQAADRAGIILAVAAGNAGTDINLSGYYPAGFDLPNQLTTAALYTTDVYLPWWSNYGNIKVHTSIAGDMIESTIPGDEFSPMSGTSMAAPGIAGTAGLILSYRPNLSGIEIKALMKKYNIPDKGSVSKVAFKGRPDTKKIIKELSELR; encoded by the coding sequence GTGCTCGCGAGTGCCATTTATATGGTAGTGCTTATTGCAATGCTGCCTGCTTATGCTTTAAGTAAAAGCTACTCACATGAAGGTTTTTTCGTAAAACTTGAGAGTGGTAAAAAAGCAGACATCCTCAAAATAAATGGCATCAAAAGCATTGAATCCTTCACTTATGCCACTGGTCTTTATTACGTTGAGCTAGCTTCAAGCACAACACTTGAAGAAACTAAAAATCAACTTACAAAATTACAAGGCATTCAATACACTTCGTATAATTACTTTCGCACTGTAGATACAAAAGCTATCTCTACAAAATCTACCGAGGCTCCCTACCCAATAGAAAAACCCCAAACACAAGCAAAATGGATTGATGATCCAAACGGGCCCGTGCAAGCGGCGTTGATGTCTTCGGTTCCAGATATTTGGGAGAAATACACAATTGGCGATTCAAAAATCATTATTGCCGATATTGATACAGGTGTTGATTACAATCATAAAGATTTGGCAGCAAATATGTGGAGAAACTCTGGAGAAGAAGGTTTAGATCAACAGGGTAACGATAAACGTAAAAATAAAACCGATGATGATAAAAATGGTTACATCGATGATTTCATTGGTTGGAATTATGTCGATAAAAACAATCTTCCCTGGGATGACCACGGCCATGGCACACACACGTCTGGCGTTGCAGCAGCTGTGGGGGGAAATGGATTTGGCATCAGCGGCGTTTGCCCTCGGTGCTCAATAATGCCCCTTAGATTCATTGGTGCTAACGGAAGTGGCGAAGACATAGACGCTGTTCGCTCAGTTGAATATGCCATTAAGATGAAAGCCCAAATAATTAATTGTTCATGGGGCGGAAAAGAAGAAAGCCTCCCCCTATTAGAAATTTTTCAAGCTGCAGATCGCGCAGGAATAATTTTAGCCGTGGCTGCTGGCAATGCGGGTACAGATATTAATCTCTCAGGATATTATCCTGCAGGGTTTGATTTACCAAATCAATTAACCACAGCAGCTCTCTACACGACTGATGTTTATCTTCCTTGGTGGTCAAATTATGGGAATATAAAAGTACATACCTCAATTGCTGGCGACATGATTGAAAGCACAATACCAGGTGATGAGTTTTCACCCATGAGTGGCACCAGTATGGCTGCTCCCGGTATTGCCGGAACGGCTGGGTTAATTTTAAGTTACAGACCCAATTTATCGGGCATTGAAATAAAAGCACTGATGAAAAAGTACAATATTCCGGATAAAGGAAGTGTGAGTAAAGTTGCGTTTAAAGGCAGGCCTGACACTAAAAAAATCATCAAAGAGCTCTCTGAACTAAGATAA